From the Clostridium putrefaciens genome, one window contains:
- a CDS encoding heparinase II/III family protein, producing MSKDKVYGYSFYMEKFECFYNDFKNEGYVSFLKDNYGEKMKMSLENANRILNNVFLFNRPWDMEPTSVPYKFENITWDYAPNGDEEWIFMLNRHEYLEDLVIAYYLTYDKKYIYKWIEIISDWINKNTPSSNEMAWRTIEVGIRCLSWTFDLIRILPLDILKEEEFEYILKSLCCQVRFIKDNIKDKDMLSNWGILQTTGVLTVVMAFYESIENKDLINWAEKVLVQQLELQVLEDGVHWEQSPMYHVEVLLSTLKMLYIAKTFNFTLNNTIKDKAYALANVLIYSTAPDHHQIMQSDSDYTDTRDIMCLSALVLNKGEFKEKSYARIDYSTFWFLGGRYIKIYDELISINSRELDKAFLDSGNYYLRSDWSEQASFAYFHNGTLGSGHGHADLLHYNISPFGENFIIDPGRYTYVEEDKLRTYFKSPKAHNCIIINDEDFTQCKGSWGYHSVAKSMNNYHKFKNDICYIEGVYMVENSKEYYIVTRKFIYIKPSLWIICDVVNKKGENYVSRYTHMDRDVKIESKGKGYIMSKNNINLQLIPLFASEVYIKNDYVSRKYNEIHNSKTLVYKNNFKDIGISVDVLYGSLQEENMKVKVKSIYQAGKSEPLTPTQGTALEIELPTGEKYVIIMIHQEIYIGKKLIIYNKEISFYGKILVLKHTNKGLIYVKLKF from the coding sequence ATGAGTAAGGATAAAGTATATGGGTATAGTTTTTATATGGAAAAGTTTGAATGTTTCTATAATGATTTTAAAAATGAAGGTTATGTATCTTTTCTAAAAGATAATTATGGTGAAAAAATGAAAATGTCTTTAGAAAATGCTAATAGAATACTAAATAATGTATTTTTATTTAATAGACCTTGGGACATGGAGCCTACTAGTGTACCGTATAAATTTGAAAATATAACTTGGGATTATGCTCCTAATGGAGATGAAGAGTGGATATTTATGCTAAATAGACATGAGTACTTGGAAGATTTAGTAATAGCTTATTATCTAACATATGATAAAAAGTATATATATAAGTGGATTGAAATAATAAGTGATTGGATAAACAAGAATACACCATCATCTAATGAAATGGCATGGAGAACTATTGAGGTGGGCATCAGATGCTTAAGCTGGACATTTGATTTAATAAGAATATTACCTCTAGATATATTAAAAGAAGAGGAGTTTGAATATATATTAAAAAGTTTATGTTGTCAGGTAAGATTTATTAAGGATAATATTAAGGATAAGGATATGTTAAGCAATTGGGGCATTTTGCAAACTACAGGGGTTTTAACAGTTGTAATGGCATTTTATGAAAGCATAGAAAATAAGGACTTAATAAACTGGGCAGAAAAGGTATTAGTACAACAACTTGAACTTCAAGTTTTAGAAGATGGTGTACATTGGGAACAGTCCCCTATGTATCATGTAGAAGTTTTATTAAGTACCTTAAAAATGTTGTATATAGCAAAAACTTTTAATTTTACTTTAAATAACACTATTAAAGATAAAGCTTATGCTCTAGCAAATGTATTAATTTATTCTACGGCTCCAGATCATCATCAAATTATGCAAAGTGATAGTGACTATACAGATACTAGAGATATTATGTGTTTGTCAGCCCTAGTGTTAAATAAGGGCGAATTTAAAGAAAAATCTTATGCGAGAATAGATTATAGTACATTTTGGTTTTTAGGGGGGAGATATATAAAAATATATGATGAGCTAATTTCAATTAATTCAAGAGAACTAGATAAGGCATTTTTAGATTCAGGTAACTATTATTTAAGATCAGATTGGAGTGAACAGGCAAGTTTTGCTTATTTTCATAATGGTACATTAGGAAGCGGTCATGGACATGCAGATTTACTTCATTATAATATAAGCCCATTTGGTGAAAATTTTATAATTGATCCTGGTAGATATACTTATGTAGAAGAAGATAAGCTTAGAACATATTTTAAAAGTCCTAAGGCACACAATTGTATTATTATTAATGACGAAGATTTCACACAATGCAAGGGTTCGTGGGGGTATCATAGCGTCGCAAAATCTATGAATAATTATCATAAATTTAAAAATGATATTTGTTATATAGAAGGAGTTTATATGGTAGAAAACTCTAAAGAATATTATATTGTTACTAGAAAGTTTATATATATAAAGCCTTCACTTTGGATAATATGTGATGTTGTAAATAAAAAGGGTGAAAACTATGTAAGTAGATATACTCATATGGATAGGGATGTTAAGATTGAGTCAAAAGGCAAGGGTTACATAATGAGCAAGAATAATATTAACCTTCAACTGATTCCACTATTTGCAAGTGAGGTTTACATTAAAAATGATTATGTGTCTAGAAAGTATAATGAGATACATAATTCCAAAACTCTTGTTTATAAAAATAATTTTAAAGATATAGGAATTAGTGTAGATGTTTTATACGGAAGCTTACAGGAAGAGAACATGAAGGTTAAGGTTAAGAGTATATATCAAGCTGGAAAGTCAGAACCCTTAACACCAACTCAAGGTACAGCCTTAGAGATAGAATTACCAACAGGGGAAAAGTACGTAATCATAATGATTCATCAAGAAATATATATAGGTAAAAAGCTGATTATCTACAACAAAGAGATCTCGTTTTATGGAAAGATATTAGTTTTAAAACATACTAATAAAGGATTAATATATGTAAAACTTAAATTTTAA
- a CDS encoding EscU/YscU/HrcU family type III secretion system export apparatus switch protein, producing the protein MKKTRKAAAIKYDQSYDAPMVTAKGMGDIADKIIEKAEESDVPIVYNKELADLLNNVDVGEFIPSELYEAIAEIIAYITDIDAVLGER; encoded by the coding sequence ATGAAGAAAACAAGAAAGGCTGCTGCAATAAAATATGATCAATCCTATGATGCACCAATGGTGACAGCTAAGGGTATGGGAGATATAGCAGATAAGATAATAGAAAAGGCAGAAGAAAGCGATGTGCCAATAGTATATAATAAGGAACTTGCAGACTTATTAAATAATGTGGATGTAGGAGAATTCATACCCTCTGAACTTTATGAGGCTATAGCTGAGATAATAGCCTATATTACAGATATAGATGCTGTATTAGGAGAAAGGTGA
- a CDS encoding metallophosphoesterase: MALYAISDLHLALSGDKPMDVFGQQWFKHDEKIKENWLKKVSSEDTVLIAGDISWSMTMEDSKKELEWIDKLPGRKIFIKGNHDYWWNSITKLNAMFDNMDFIQNNFFNYEDWAICGTRGWTCPGGDNYTKHDEKIYERELIRLKLSLDMAVKKGYKKIIVMIHYPPTNEKFEESEVTKIFKEYKVSKVIYGHLHGPALSKVLNGDKDGVEYIMTSCDYIDFDPVNILPDLKLY; this comes from the coding sequence ATGGCGTTATATGCAATATCTGATTTACACTTAGCTTTAAGTGGAGATAAACCTATGGATGTGTTTGGGCAACAATGGTTTAAGCACGATGAAAAGATAAAAGAAAATTGGTTAAAGAAGGTTTCTAGTGAAGATACTGTACTTATTGCTGGAGACATATCTTGGTCTATGACCATGGAAGACAGCAAAAAGGAATTAGAATGGATAGATAAGCTTCCAGGAAGAAAGATATTCATTAAAGGTAATCATGATTATTGGTGGAATAGCATTACAAAACTTAATGCTATGTTCGATAATATGGATTTTATCCAAAATAACTTTTTTAATTATGAAGACTGGGCCATTTGTGGTACTAGAGGATGGACTTGTCCTGGTGGGGATAATTACACTAAACATGATGAAAAGATATATGAAAGAGAGCTTATAAGATTAAAACTTTCATTAGACATGGCAGTTAAAAAAGGTTATAAGAAGATAATAGTGATGATCCACTATCCACCAACTAATGAAAAGTTTGAGGAGTCAGAAGTTACTAAGATATTTAAAGAATATAAGGTGTCTAAAGTTATATATGGCCATTTGCATGGACCAGCACTGTCTAAGGTATTAAATGGAGATAAAGATGGGGTAGAATATATAATGACTTCTTGTGATTATATAGATTTTGATCCAGTGAACATTTTACCTGATTTAAAATTATATTAG
- a CDS encoding GNAT family N-acetyltransferase — protein sequence MDKSIRDAQDSDCDIIAELIYTTESNPEEVWRGSNKEENLELIKYLIKNHDSRYSCRFAKVAEYKGEVVGVLVLIPYNKLGYSNIKTSVAILKKLKGINQKFKFIISELKFITVKECDKGDLYIANIAVAEKAKGLHIGKLLMDHAETLAKTNKYSRCTLLAKDAYVAEFYKKIDYSLIYNKKVFGTEIIKMAKLI from the coding sequence ATGGATAAGAGCATTAGAGATGCTCAAGATAGTGACTGTGATATTATAGCAGAGTTAATTTATACTACAGAAAGTAATCCAGAAGAGGTATGGAGAGGTAGTAACAAAGAAGAAAACTTAGAGTTAATAAAATACCTTATTAAAAACCATGATTCTAGATATAGCTGTAGATTTGCTAAAGTTGCTGAATATAAAGGTGAGGTTGTAGGAGTTCTTGTGTTAATACCATATAATAAATTAGGGTATTCTAATATAAAAACTAGTGTAGCTATACTAAAAAAGCTTAAAGGAATTAATCAAAAGTTTAAATTTATAATAAGTGAATTAAAATTTATAACTGTTAAAGAATGCGACAAGGGAGACCTTTATATAGCTAATATAGCTGTAGCGGAAAAAGCAAAGGGGCTTCATATAGGAAAGCTTTTGATGGATCACGCAGAGACATTAGCGAAAACAAATAAATACTCGAGATGTACATTACTAGCAAAAGATGCATATGTAGCTGAGTTTTATAAAAAGATTGATTATAGCTTAATTTATAATAAAAAGGTTTTTGGAACTGAAATAATAAAGATGGCTAAATTAATATAA
- a CDS encoding methyl-accepting chemotaxis protein yields the protein MAFFRKKENKTINEIKLESNEPYTIKEDSITQNHESENKVHITKEISILKDNMEYVAATSSDINCSICQMSTSNISQSNDLSKVSNILKDFHKDMESLAVNVVNVQIKVIDSDKDANKGLETIKTLDSSLGHLEDALRVSNSTVNDLVLKLESVNTITDSINQIASQTNLLALNAAIEAARAGDAGKGFSVVASEVRKLAENSKIAVQNITKILEEIKIDILSTSSAMSSGNDALLTQKSTIKETKDTFLTIKSELNESVDEIEKCIVNLTDSSAKKDIIISSVEDITSLSEENSSLSEEIVATMHSQDSTIQSINEGIANIENSFK from the coding sequence GTGGCTTTCTTTAGAAAAAAAGAGAATAAAACTATAAATGAAATTAAGTTAGAGTCCAATGAACCATATACCATTAAGGAGGATTCAATAACTCAAAATCATGAATCCGAAAATAAGGTACATATAACAAAAGAAATTTCTATATTAAAAGATAATATGGAATATGTAGCAGCTACTTCCTCCGATATAAATTGCTCTATATGTCAAATGTCTACTAGTAATATATCTCAAAGTAATGATCTATCCAAAGTTTCTAATATACTTAAAGACTTTCATAAAGATATGGAGAGCCTTGCTGTAAACGTAGTCAATGTTCAAATAAAGGTTATAGACAGCGATAAGGATGCTAACAAAGGTTTAGAAACTATAAAAACACTTGATTCTTCTTTAGGCCACCTTGAAGATGCTCTTAGAGTCTCAAACTCTACAGTTAATGACTTAGTCCTAAAGTTAGAGTCCGTTAACACTATTACAGACTCCATAAATCAAATAGCAAGTCAGACAAACCTTTTGGCTCTTAATGCAGCAATAGAAGCAGCTAGAGCTGGTGACGCTGGTAAAGGTTTTTCCGTAGTAGCTAGTGAGGTAAGAAAGCTTGCTGAAAACTCTAAAATTGCTGTTCAAAATATAACTAAAATACTTGAAGAAATAAAAATAGATATCTTAAGTACTTCTTCTGCTATGTCTAGCGGTAATGATGCACTTTTAACTCAAAAGTCTACTATTAAAGAAACAAAAGATACCTTTTTAACTATTAAGAGTGAATTAAATGAATCTGTAGATGAAATAGAAAAATGTATAGTTAACCTTACAGATTCTTCTGCAAAAAAGGATATTATAATATCTTCTGTAGAGGATATAACTTCTTTATCTGAAGAAAACTCTTCTTTATCTGAAGAAATTGTAGCAACTATGCACTCACAAGACTCAACAATACAATCAATTAATGAAGGTATTGCTAATATAGAAAATTCTTTTAAATAA
- a CDS encoding GTP pyrophosphokinase codes for MAIKEWKSFLTPYEQAVEELKVKFRSIRKEYRRKNEYSPVEFVTGRVKEISSILEKASKFDIPLDRLQYEIEDIAGIRVMCQFVDDIEKVVELIRERKDMQIMYEKDYVANVKESGYRSYHIIIKYPVNMAEGQKDILAEFQIRTLAMNFWATVEHSLNYKYKQEIPYEIKGKLKNAADSAFKLDEQMLEIKDEIKDAQKLFEVKSDIISNIMNNILSLVYIGKIAESSRYQIQLNKLIEEGEVWELNNLLFSIKRDVEKFKD; via the coding sequence ATGGCAATAAAAGAATGGAAATCCTTTCTGACTCCATATGAACAAGCAGTGGAGGAATTAAAAGTTAAATTTCGAAGTATAAGAAAAGAATATAGGAGAAAAAATGAGTACTCCCCAGTAGAGTTTGTAACAGGAAGAGTTAAAGAAATATCCAGTATATTAGAAAAGGCAAGTAAATTTGATATTCCTTTAGATAGGCTCCAATATGAGATAGAGGATATAGCAGGAATAAGAGTTATGTGTCAGTTTGTAGATGATATAGAGAAAGTTGTAGAGCTTATACGAGAAAGAAAAGATATGCAAATAATGTATGAAAAGGATTATGTGGCAAATGTTAAAGAAAGTGGATATAGAAGCTATCATATTATAATAAAATACCCAGTTAACATGGCTGAAGGACAAAAGGATATATTAGCTGAATTTCAAATAAGAACTTTAGCTATGAATTTTTGGGCTACAGTAGAGCACTCTTTAAATTATAAGTATAAACAAGAAATACCTTATGAAATAAAGGGTAAACTTAAAAATGCTGCTGATTCGGCATTTAAGCTTGATGAACAAATGTTAGAAATAAAAGATGAAATAAAAGATGCTCAAAAACTATTTGAAGTTAAATCAGATATAATATCTAATATAATGAATAATATACTTAGCTTAGTTTATATAGGTAAAATAGCTGAATCTAGTAGATATCAAATTCAATTAAATAAGCTTATAGAAGAAGGCGAGGTCTGGGAGCTTAATAACCTACTTTTTTCAATAAAAAGAGATGTAGAAAAGTTTAAAGATTAA
- a CDS encoding ATP-binding protein: MKFSEALLTVDLILKSEAVPLIIGESGIGKTSLVKKLSKEKGYYLVTIDANLLKEGEIGGLPTVEDYEVYKQESIEKRKRTVYAVHTKLVDIERASKEYKDRKIILFIDEINRCEHSVQQELMNLILNKEINGYILPESVQVIAAMNPSNKYDSFENSEYQVVDMDPAQENRFVWIEMDSDVNEWIKWGMGKDSLIHEHVLEFISTFKEYLHRPDAMDSIKATPRSWERISRAYKVYLQSRNIYSDNIFYNVVKGNVGSAIAKDFMSFIKNYKSISIKPKDMFDSEVISENIKERVSLESHSRLYIIAKNSLVYLNENGYSERELSLFSKYLQLYPMDLRMGIMKEIREEYEGSLYTGLLDNDDFIELFFSCFLWR, encoded by the coding sequence TTGAAGTTTTCAGAAGCTTTATTAACAGTAGACTTAATATTAAAAAGTGAAGCAGTTCCTTTAATAATAGGAGAAAGTGGAATCGGTAAGACCTCTTTGGTTAAAAAATTAAGTAAAGAAAAAGGATATTATTTAGTAACCATAGATGCAAACCTTTTAAAAGAAGGGGAAATAGGAGGGCTTCCAACAGTAGAGGATTATGAGGTATATAAACAAGAAAGCATAGAAAAGAGAAAAAGGACAGTATATGCAGTTCATACCAAATTAGTAGATATAGAAAGAGCCTCAAAAGAATATAAGGATAGAAAGATAATATTATTTATAGATGAAATAAATAGATGTGAACATAGTGTTCAGCAAGAACTTATGAACTTAATATTAAATAAAGAAATAAATGGATATATACTCCCAGAAAGTGTTCAAGTTATTGCAGCTATGAATCCATCTAATAAATATGATTCCTTTGAAAATAGTGAATATCAAGTTGTAGACATGGATCCTGCGCAGGAAAACAGATTTGTGTGGATAGAAATGGATTCAGATGTGAATGAATGGATAAAGTGGGGCATGGGCAAAGATAGCCTAATACATGAACATGTACTAGAATTTATTTCTACCTTCAAGGAATACCTACATAGACCAGATGCTATGGATAGTATAAAGGCAACCCCAAGGAGCTGGGAGAGGATATCTAGAGCGTATAAGGTATATCTACAGTCTAGGAACATATACTCTGATAACATATTTTATAATGTTGTTAAGGGTAATGTAGGATCAGCTATAGCCAAAGATTTTATGTCTTTTATAAAAAATTATAAATCCATATCTATAAAACCTAAGGATATGTTTGATAGCGAGGTAATTTCAGAAAATATTAAAGAAAGAGTAAGCCTCGAAAGTCATTCAAGACTTTACATTATAGCTAAAAACTCCTTAGTATATTTAAATGAAAATGGTTATAGTGAAAGAGAATTATCTTTGTTTTCAAAATATCTACAGCTATATCCTATGGATTTAAGAATGGGAATAATGAAAGAAATACGAGAGGAATACGAAGGGAGCCTTTATACTGGGCTTTTAGATAATGATGATTTTATTGAACTATTCTTTTCTTGTTTTCTTTGGAGATGA
- a CDS encoding VWA-like domain-containing protein — MEKGSVETLRINLLKELSKVYTGNKEEDKIVMNKAFKDKTKRRFKELIEGVVFSLMQGEDSFFGFFMMKTKRHISFEIEWPISTEIDLLGFIMYFNPWKFLNCSLQEMEALVKHEIYHIMYGHHGRAQDLYSKYGKVPVNIAMDISVNQFIKGLPSYATKIDNISLALNVELNKDSTIEEYSKEIYKAIQDISKASGKKNLNLKDLDLESIHDSFINSSQGLNMKDSKELIKGVAINANKGKSPRGLEEILSSLNSVPEIEWVDYLKSIIKSMPSGSRKTITRKDRRQPNRLDLRGTLKNHVAEIIIAIDISGSITDKEIEQIFIEVFGIVKNRNIKITVIECDDKIRRVYKLNSRKDLKPRLQKKGGTAFSPVFEYINKKALRRSFVIYFTDGLGEEELSIKPINYRTLWILTGKNEKISLKRTYGEVKNLKSKGYYDSDTSYGLKVMRELLHDWAR; from the coding sequence ATGGAAAAAGGGTCAGTGGAAACATTAAGAATAAATCTTCTTAAAGAACTTTCTAAGGTTTATACAGGAAATAAAGAAGAAGATAAGATTGTTATGAATAAAGCTTTTAAAGATAAAACTAAAAGAAGGTTTAAGGAGTTAATAGAGGGTGTTGTATTTTCATTAATGCAGGGGGAAGATAGCTTTTTTGGATTTTTTATGATGAAGACTAAAAGACATATTAGTTTTGAGATAGAGTGGCCTATAAGTACAGAGATAGATCTATTAGGATTCATAATGTACTTTAATCCCTGGAAGTTTTTAAATTGTAGCCTTCAGGAAATGGAGGCACTTGTAAAGCATGAAATATATCACATTATGTATGGTCATCATGGTAGAGCTCAAGATTTGTACAGTAAGTATGGGAAAGTACCTGTGAATATAGCTATGGACATATCTGTTAATCAATTCATAAAGGGCCTACCTTCCTATGCAACAAAAATTGATAATATATCCTTAGCATTAAATGTAGAACTAAATAAGGACTCTACTATAGAGGAATATTCAAAAGAAATATATAAAGCTATACAAGATATTTCAAAGGCATCAGGAAAGAAAAATCTTAATTTAAAAGATTTAGATTTAGAAAGTATTCACGATTCTTTTATAAACTCTTCACAAGGCTTAAATATGAAAGACTCAAAGGAACTTATTAAAGGAGTTGCAATAAATGCTAATAAGGGGAAGTCACCTAGAGGACTTGAAGAAATATTATCAAGCTTAAATAGTGTTCCTGAAATTGAATGGGTAGATTACCTTAAAAGTATAATTAAATCTATGCCCTCTGGAAGTAGGAAGACTATTACTAGAAAAGATAGAAGGCAACCAAATAGGTTAGACCTTAGAGGAACATTAAAAAATCATGTAGCTGAGATAATAATTGCTATAGATATAAGTGGCAGTATTACCGATAAAGAGATAGAACAAATATTTATAGAGGTATTTGGAATAGTTAAAAATAGAAATATAAAAATTACTGTAATTGAATGTGATGACAAAATTAGAAGAGTATATAAATTAAACTCTAGAAAAGACTTAAAACCTAGGTTACAAAAGAAGGGAGGTACTGCCTTTTCTCCAGTTTTTGAATATATAAACAAAAAGGCTCTTAGAAGATCTTTTGTTATATATTTTACAGATGGACTAGGTGAAGAGGAATTAAGTATAAAGCCTATTAACTATAGAACACTTTGGATTTTGACAGGAAAAAATGAAAAGATATCCTTAAAAAGAACCTATGGAGAAGTGAAAAACTTAAAATCAAAGGGATACTATGATTCAGATACTAGCTATGGTTTAAAGGTTATGAGAGAACTTTTGCATGACTGGGCAAGATAA
- the leuS gene encoding leucine--tRNA ligase, with translation MAKYNISVDKRWQKKWEDTNLYKFDEDSSKEKLYVLEMFSYPSGSKLHAGHWFNYGPVDSWARLKRMQGYNVFQPMGFDAFGLPAENFAIKTGIHPKDSTVKNIKTMEEQLKSMGAMFNWDHEVVTSDPLYYRWTQWLFLKLFEKDLAYRKKAPVNWCPSCNTVLANEQVVDGVCERCETEVTKKELTQWFLKITDYADELLENIDTLDWPEKTKSMQKHWIGKSTGAEVTFRVKDSDLSFGVFTTRADTLFGVSYVVLAPENPLVDVLTLDKYKVEVESYKIQAKKQSEIERQSITRDKTGVFSGSYAINPINGREVPIWIGDYVLATYGTGAVMAVPAHDERDFSFATKYNLPIERVIEGGKELPYTEHGTMINSGEFNGLTTKEGKDAIVSKLESLNLGSLKTNYRLRDWLVSRQRYWGAPIPIVHCEHCGTVPVPEDQLPVILPYDVEFTPDGKSPLAKSEEFINTTCPKCGAAAKREADTLDTFVCSSWYYLRYADSNNSEKAFDIDKINKILPVDKYVGGPEHACMHLLYARFITKALRDMGYLNFDEPFKSLTHQGLILGPDGQKMSKSKGNTISPDNYISEYGSDVFRMYLMFGFSYIEGGAWSDDGLKSIAKFVERMERVIDSAREAIEDNIEDKTTMDKAEKELNYWRHFAIKNVTTDSEILQFNTAIARIMELTTALSKYMNETEKNLSLLKDTLTDFIKLIAPFTPHFAEEQWNLLYKIKDSDIDYSVFNQKWPVLDEKALIKDEIEIAIQVNGKIKTRINIASGLSEDLIKEAALSDNDVKSSIEGKSILKVIVIKGRLVNIVVK, from the coding sequence ATGGCTAAATATAATATTTCAGTAGATAAAAGATGGCAAAAAAAATGGGAAGATACTAATTTATATAAGTTTGATGAAGATAGTTCAAAAGAGAAGCTATATGTATTAGAGATGTTTTCTTACCCTTCAGGTAGTAAATTACATGCTGGTCACTGGTTTAACTATGGTCCTGTAGACTCTTGGGCAAGACTTAAGCGAATGCAAGGATATAACGTATTCCAGCCCATGGGCTTTGATGCCTTTGGACTTCCAGCAGAAAACTTTGCAATAAAAACAGGTATACACCCTAAGGATTCTACAGTTAAAAATATAAAAACCATGGAAGAACAATTAAAATCTATGGGTGCAATGTTTAACTGGGATCATGAAGTTGTAACTTCTGATCCTCTATATTACAGATGGACTCAATGGCTTTTCTTAAAACTTTTTGAAAAAGACTTAGCTTACAGAAAAAAAGCTCCTGTAAATTGGTGCCCTAGCTGTAATACAGTGCTAGCAAATGAGCAGGTAGTTGATGGTGTTTGTGAAAGATGTGAAACAGAAGTTACAAAAAAAGAATTAACTCAATGGTTTTTGAAAATAACTGATTATGCAGATGAGTTATTAGAAAATATAGATACCCTAGATTGGCCTGAAAAAACAAAATCAATGCAAAAACATTGGATAGGTAAATCTACTGGGGCTGAAGTAACCTTTAGGGTTAAAGACTCAGATTTAAGCTTTGGAGTATTCACAACTAGAGCTGATACGCTTTTTGGAGTATCCTATGTAGTTTTAGCCCCTGAAAACCCATTAGTGGATGTCTTAACATTAGATAAATATAAAGTTGAAGTTGAATCTTATAAAATTCAAGCTAAAAAACAATCTGAAATTGAAAGACAATCTATAACTAGAGATAAAACAGGAGTATTTAGTGGCTCCTATGCAATAAATCCTATAAACGGTAGAGAGGTTCCTATTTGGATTGGTGACTATGTCCTTGCAACCTATGGTACTGGTGCTGTTATGGCTGTTCCAGCCCATGATGAAAGAGACTTTTCTTTTGCTACTAAGTATAATCTTCCTATTGAAAGAGTTATAGAAGGTGGAAAAGAATTACCTTATACTGAACATGGAACTATGATAAATAGTGGAGAGTTTAATGGTTTAACAACAAAAGAAGGTAAAGACGCTATAGTATCTAAGTTAGAATCTTTAAATCTTGGATCTTTAAAAACAAATTATAGATTAAGAGACTGGCTTGTATCAAGGCAAAGATATTGGGGTGCTCCAATTCCTATAGTTCACTGTGAACATTGTGGAACTGTCCCTGTTCCCGAAGATCAGCTTCCAGTGATATTACCTTATGATGTGGAGTTTACTCCAGATGGAAAGTCACCACTTGCTAAATCAGAGGAATTTATAAATACAACTTGCCCAAAATGTGGCGCTGCTGCTAAAAGAGAAGCTGATACCTTAGATACCTTTGTATGTTCATCTTGGTATTATTTAAGATATGCAGACTCTAATAACAGTGAAAAGGCCTTTGACATAGATAAGATAAATAAAATCTTACCTGTAGATAAATATGTTGGTGGACCTGAACATGCTTGCATGCACCTTCTTTACGCTAGATTTATAACTAAGGCTTTAAGAGATATGGGCTATCTAAACTTTGATGAACCGTTTAAATCATTAACTCATCAAGGTTTAATACTAGGACCTGATGGCCAAAAGATGAGTAAATCTAAAGGAAATACCATATCACCTGATAATTATATTAGTGAATATGGATCTGATGTATTTAGGATGTATTTAATGTTTGGATTCTCATATATTGAAGGTGGCGCTTGGAGTGATGATGGTCTTAAATCTATAGCTAAATTTGTTGAAAGAATGGAAAGAGTTATTGATTCTGCAAGAGAAGCTATAGAAGATAACATAGAAGACAAAACTACTATGGATAAAGCCGAAAAGGAATTAAACTACTGGAGACATTTTGCTATAAAAAATGTTACCACCGACTCAGAGATACTTCAGTTTAATACCGCTATAGCAAGAATTATGGAACTTACCACTGCTTTATCTAAATATATGAATGAAACAGAAAAAAATCTAAGTTTACTTAAAGATACATTAACAGATTTTATAAAACTTATAGCCCCATTTACCCCTCATTTTGCTGAAGAACAATGGAACCTTTTATATAAAATAAAGGATTCAGACATAGACTATTCCGTGTTTAATCAAAAATGGCCTGTGTTAGATGAAAAAGCCTTAATAAAAGACGAAATAGAAATAGCTATACAAGTTAACGGAAAAATAAAAACTAGAATAAATATAGCTTCTGGCTTATCTGAAGATTTAATTAAAGAAGCTGCTTTAAGTGACAATGATGTAAAGTCTTCTATAGAAGGAAAGTCTATTTTAAAAGTAATAGTTATAAAAGGACGACTTGTTAATATAGTTGTTAAATAA